The Vigna unguiculata cultivar IT97K-499-35 chromosome 1, ASM411807v1, whole genome shotgun sequence nucleotide sequence CAACCAAAACATGGTGTTCCCAGCCTCATGCAGTTTCTGTTAATCACAAACGATTAATAAGTTTAGCACCATTGCGTACAgtgtcatcatcatcatcatcaaatcaAATACATAACAAAAGTAAAACAAGAGAAAACCTGATTCAGTAAAGTGCTTCTGCAAGAGGAAGTGAAGGATTTACAATTTCTTGCTGATAAATGTCGTATGTTAGGTGGAATCCCTCGAATCTCTTGAAGACTATGACAGCTATCTAAAGTAAGCTTGCATAAAGAATGACAATTGCTGATGCATTCAGGAAGAACCGTGAAATTATTCCTTGACAGGTCTAAATCTTTTACATTAGAAAACCATTCAGGAATTACTGGGAAAAAGTCATCTGAGAGTTTGCACCCTGAGAGAACAAGACAATCTACATTTGAAGACACCATTGAGCTTCCTTTTTCTTCCCCATCAACCTGTTTTGGAAATAGCCATCCTTTAGATTCCCAAGCAATAATCTGGGCCAGTTTTGGCATCATGACAATACTACTTGGTAACCTTAATATTGGACACCAACGCAACTGTAATGTTTGAAGCTCGGTGAGATTATGAAATGAAAATGGTAATTCTTTTATGTGACAATCCTCCAAGACAAGTTCTGTTATCTTTCccattttttctaatatttctgGGAAGCTCTCGAGACTGTGACAATATGAAAGTTCAAGATTTTCCAGAGAAGTCAATTTGAGGGGAGGAAAACTCCTAAGCTTGCTGCAACCAACAGCACTCAAGGAGTTAAGCTTACCTAGGAACCCGAAGGAGTCATGGATTGTAACTAAACTCTTACAATTCTTGAATGAAACTTTTTCTAAATTTGGCAGCCCAGACACATCAGGTATATGTGTTAAACCTTCACATTCATCAAAATTCAGAAGAGTCATATTCATGAACTTCTGCAGCCAACAAAAAGGACaaataaggaaacaaaaattaacaattcgGATGGGAGTTGAATATATTAGGTTTGGAAAATGAACTGTTCATACTTGCCTTTGAAAACTCAGCCAATTCGAGTGACCCAAAACTACTTGAAGGTAATTTGCATATGGCAAGTTTCTTTGAACGAAAATCTGGTGGTAGCCCTTGTGAAGGATATTTCAACCATTCAAGTACTCTTAAACTATTTGGAAGATATTTAGGACCTTCCGAAAATTTACCTTTTTTAATGATAAGTGTTTTGAggtttttcatctttttgaagGCCTTTCTGTTCCATCCTACTATTTCTTCTTTGTCAGGTAAGGAGGAATTCAAACATATGATTTCAATTTCTCCACTTCCCTGATGACAGAAAAGGCACCAATCAAGCACAGTGCAGATATATGTTAGTCTGCGGTGCAAATGCTTAGTTAAATTTACATTACATAATAGTAAAGATAAATCAAACAACGGAACAAACCATTACCGAATTGTCTTCCAAAACTTGAATTATATCTTCTGGTGACCATAATCTACTGCGCTTCCCTGGATTTTTTGGTGATTTCTCTCGGACAATTTCTTTCCCCATGTCTTCTATCAAGTCATGCAACGTAACTACAGAATTATAGCCATATTTCATGAGAGATTTTTCAACTAACACTCCAATATGATATTTCATGCAATCACCATAATGAGCACGAAGAATATCTTCTATCTCTGACAATGCATATCCTTTGAAACAACAAGCAATGTCAAGAAAAACACTCTTCTCTACTTCCTCTAAAGCATCAAAACTTACTTTAAGTACCTCAAGGATTTGATTGCTAGGAATTTTCTCGTACTGTTTGATGGCAGATTCCCATTCTTTTACACTTTTACTAAACAACTTCGAACCTATTACTTCCAAAGCCAATGGATGTCCAGAAGCATAAGCTAGTACACGATCCATGACGTTCAAATAACTTGTATCAACTTCTTCTGTTCTAAAACCTTTCCAACTAAGCAGTCGAAGAGCATTgttcttttccaacttcttcactttatataatttttcaacCAAGTGACACGACAACAACTGTTTGTCCCTGGTTGTGATGATGACTCTACTGCCGGGACCAAACCAATCAGGTCTTCCAACAATTGCCTGTAACTGTTCGTGCTTGTCAACATCATCTAGAATCAAGAGAATCTTCTTCTGCCGTAGCCTATGCTGCATCATTGAAATTCCTTGTCTCACACTAGttatgttgatattattttctCCAAGCACTTGAGAAAGAAGGATTCTTTGAAGATGATGTAGGCCGTGTTTGTTTGAATTCTCTCTCACATTTTCGAGGAAACACAAACCTTCAAAATGGTCAGCGATGGAATTGTAGAGTGCAAGAGCAAGTGTGGTTTTACCGATTCCACCGAGTCCATGGATCCCTACCAAGTGGACAACATCATCAGATCCTACTTCTAGAAGCAACTTTACTTCTAGCACCCGCGCCTCTAGTCCAACTGGATAATCCCCAACGTGTAAAGGAGCACGGTTAATCTTCTTAGAGACCAATTCAACTATCCTCTCGATAAACTGGTATTCATATTCCTCCCTGTTCAATCAGTGTCAAATTATATATCccttcaaatatgttttttatcgcCAAAAGTAATACAATTACGAGTAAGGGAGGTTATTTTAGCAAAATgatctcagaaaaaaaaatatttattattgttctatACCTTATAAAGAAAAAGGTTAAAATCCTATTTTAGTCAATTAGATcctgattcaatttagtttttttttactgaggttaaaatgtttttataatttatacttctttattatttatacatcaaatcattttacatacaaaataaaattaatttgaatctTTTTAGGTAAAgtgatttaatatattaattttaacgaAAATCCAATATCAAACTAACCTAAAGACCTAATTAgatcattttataatattaaaggaTTAGATCGAACCAAATAAACACCAGATATCTAATTGAATTTTTGATAAGAATTAAAACACTTAAagagtattttaaccaaaaaaacactttgaaattttacatttatatacatAGAATTTTGATTCTTTTCATTAATTACATTGTTtaatttaaggttaaaataccttttagGTATCAGTTTTtctcaagttttgtcaaatccatcttaattttgtttttgtgttcaaatatgtctcaattttcgtcaattttgttcaatattgtcgtttttgctaacaccgtttaaaccATTAACGGTAATGAATAGTGATTGTCATATGTCACTTCGTggctttttttatatatttttttaatatttttaattatgttttaatttttttaattttttttaatgtccaTGTGTCAACTAGTAGCGTGTCACATATCAAAATCAAtgatttatattcaatttattctctatatttgttatttttgttcaatttagtcatacttttgtttaaaattcaGCAATTTTGTTCTTCtcaaaattaggaccaaatttaatttttatattgaagtTATAATCCTAAATTCACattcttattaaatattttttttaaggttatAATTAGTTGAaggttataaaaattaaatttggtctcagtTTCTAGAGAGACAAATTTGctcaatttaaaacaaaattgtgactaaattgaacaaaaataatacatatagaaaataaagtgaatataaaacattgacagCCTGAATTGACATatggacattttaaaaaaattaaataaaaaaaaaatcatgaaatgaCATGTGACGATCATGATTTATtatcgttaatgatttaaacggtattAGCAAAATAGActaaattgacgaaaattagatatttaagcacaaaaacaaaattaggactaaattgacaaAACAGGAcgaaaattgagataaaaagtattttaaccttaattttAAATCTTGTTACaagagaatttaaatttattaaattttacaaagtatttcaattagtaAATATAAAACTTGTCATTTCAACTTTTCGAATATGGACAAAAAATACACACTACATACTTAAATCAAACAAATTTGACTACCAACCACCACTAAATAATAGTCTTAGTCACATTAGTCAACAATCATGAATAAATATCTTCAATAGTATTAACTAGAAAATAACTCGTATCAATTTTCCCTGAAAAAAATCTGATTTGCATCACtcgaagaagaaaaaattcattggtgtgaaataaaaaatcatgCCTAACATCGgttgaaaaatagttttgtaatgagttgagtttttgttttattcaatttgatcatgAATAAATAATCTTGAGTTTTTATATTGGTAGGAAAGAACTCCATTAAtaaatcaactaaaaataataaacattgaCGTTACTAAAAAAGATGTATTTAAcatgagtaaaaaaaatattgatattgagAAAAGAAATTATAACTAATGGTAActcaaaaataatattcaactatataaaaaaatgattactTTGATGAAGATAACTCAAAAAGTCTAAAAAATCTAAAGAGAAGCATCAATTTGAGAAAGGAAGGGATACCATAGaaactttttcaaatttgtctttctttaaatagaatttgaaattctttgatTTTAGGTTATCAAATTAACTTTCTAAATTaagatttttctaaaatttatccTAAAAAACTAAACCTTAAACATTTTTCGATGTAAATAAATGTTTGGAGCTCtttaaatttgaacaaaataaataatttctagGTTATCTGGAGtgataaatgaatgaatatggAAGTTAAAAGATAGTACCCATGTTTGAAATGATAGCCAGACAAGTTAGCTGCTCGACGCAGAGCCATCTTCCATTTGTTGAGCTTCTCAATGTTAAGCTCAAAACCCTGACTCATACCTCTGAACCTCTTTTCATGAGCATCCAATGCTTCTCCAAAGCTACCCGTGTGGTGTCGCACGTGGGAAGGAACGACGTCGTAGAAGAGTGGCAAAACCAGCAAAGCATTTCTCTTAGCGTGGGGAAGGATGTAGGCGAGCTCGTTCAAGCAAAAAGAGGAAGAGGCGTAGTTGAGAGAGAAAACGATGATGAA carries:
- the LOC114195336 gene encoding TMV resistance protein N-like isoform X2; the encoded protein is MAVPSFSFSFTYDVFLSFRGEDTRYGFTGNLYRALRDRGIHTFIDDEELRKGDEITSALEKAIEGSRIFIIVFSLNYASSSFCLNELAYILPHAKRNALLVLPLFYDVVPSHVRHHTGSFGEALDAHEKRFRGMSQGFELNIEKLNKWKMALRRAANLSGYHFKHGEEYEYQFIERIVELVSKKINRAPLHVGDYPVGLEARVLEVKLLLEVGSDDVVHLVGIHGLGGIGKTTLALALYNSIADHFEGLCFLENVRENSNKHGLHHLQRILLSQVLGENNINITSVRQGISMMQHRLRQKKILLILDDVDKHEQLQAIVGRPDWFGPGSRVIITTRDKQLLSCHLVEKLYKVKKLEKNNALRLLSWKGFRTEEVDTSYLNVMDRVLAYASGHPLALEVIGSKLFSKSVKEWESAIKQYEKIPSNQILEVLKVSFDALEEVEKSVFLDIACCFKGYALSEIEDILRAHYGDCMKYHIGVLVEKSLMKYGYNSVVTLHDLIEDMGKEIVREKSPKNPGKRSRLWSPEDIIQVLEDNSGSGEIEIICLNSSLPDKEEIVGWNRKAFKKMKNLKTLIIKKGKFSEGPKYLPNSLRVLEWLKYPSQGLPPDFRSKKLAICKLPSSSFGSLELAEFSKKFMNMTLLNFDECEGLTHIPDVSGLPNLEKVSFKNCKSLVTIHDSFGFLVSRASQKY
- the LOC114195336 gene encoding TMV resistance protein N-like isoform X1; the encoded protein is MAVPSFSFSFTYDVFLSFRGEDTRYGFTGNLYRALRDRGIHTFIDDEELRKGDEITSALEKAIEGSRIFIIVFSLNYASSSFCLNELAYILPHAKRNALLVLPLFYDVVPSHVRHHTGSFGEALDAHEKRFRGMSQGFELNIEKLNKWKMALRRAANLSGYHFKHGEEYEYQFIERIVELVSKKINRAPLHVGDYPVGLEARVLEVKLLLEVGSDDVVHLVGIHGLGGIGKTTLALALYNSIADHFEGLCFLENVRENSNKHGLHHLQRILLSQVLGENNINITSVRQGISMMQHRLRQKKILLILDDVDKHEQLQAIVGRPDWFGPGSRVIITTRDKQLLSCHLVEKLYKVKKLEKNNALRLLSWKGFRTEEVDTSYLNVMDRVLAYASGHPLALEVIGSKLFSKSVKEWESAIKQYEKIPSNQILEVLKVSFDALEEVEKSVFLDIACCFKGYALSEIEDILRAHYGDCMKYHIGVLVEKSLMKYGYNSVVTLHDLIEDMGKEIVREKSPKNPGKRSRLWSPEDIIQVLEDNSGSGEIEIICLNSSLPDKEEIVGWNRKAFKKMKNLKTLIIKKGKFSEGPKYLPNSLRVLEWLKYPSQGLPPDFRSKKLAICKLPSSSFGSLELAEFSKKFMNMTLLNFDECEGLTHIPDVSGLPNLEKVSFKNCKSLVTIHDSFGFLGKLNSLSAVGCSKLRSFPPLKLTSLENLELSYCHSLESFPEILEKMGKITELVLEDCHIKELPFSFHNLTELQTLQLRWCPILRLPSSIVMMPKLAQIIAWESKGWLFPKQVDGEEKGSSMVSSNVDCLVLSGCKLSDDFFPVIPEWFSNVKDLDLSRNNFTVLPECISNCHSLCKLTLDSCHSLQEIRGIPPNIRHLSARNCKSFTSSCRSTLLNQKLHEAGNTMFWLSGAKFPEWFDHHGRGPSCSFWVGNKFPSIALCIAIGQTHIEQVEIVGPIMIINGIECSFDEEEDPYLYMLPHHTHIFDLQHIVFSDYLDRYVSENEWNHVEITYSVEQRFNKKDKHAVTPISIENGIYVLKQRSSMEDIQFTDPHKKRRLDVV
- the LOC114195336 gene encoding TMV resistance protein N-like isoform X3; the protein is MAVPSFSFSFTYDVFLSFRGEDTRYGFTGNLYRALRDRGIHTFIDDEELRKGDEITSALEKAIEGSRIFIIVFSLNYASSSFCLNELAYILPHAKRNALLVLPLFYDVVPSHVRHHTGSFGEALDAHEKRFRGMSQGFELNIEKLNKWKMALRRAANLSGYHFKHGEEYEYQFIERIVELVSKKINRAPLHVGDYPVGLEARVLEVKLLLEVGSDDVVHLVGIHGLGGIGKTTLALALYNSIADHFEGLCFLENVRENSNKHGLHHLQRILLSQVLGENNINITSVRQGISMMQHRLRQKKILLILDDVDKHEQLQAIVGRPDWFGPGSRVIITTRDKQLLSCHLVEKLYKVKKLEKNNALRLLSWKGFRTEEVDTSYLNVMDRVLAYASGHPLALEVIGSKLFSKSVKEWESAIKQYEKIPSNQILEVLKVSFDALEEVEKSVFLDIACCFKGYALSEIEDILRAHYGDCMKYHIGVLVEKSLMKYGYNSVVTLHDLIEDMGKEIVREKSPKNPGKRSRLWSPEDIIQVLEDNSGSGEIEIICLNSSLPDKEEIVGWNRKAFKKMKNLKTLIIKKGKFSEGPKYLPNSLRVLEWLKYPSQGLPPDFRSKKLAICKLPSSSFGSLELAEFSKKFMNMTLLNFDECEGLTHIPDVSGLPNLEKVSFKNCKSLVTIHDSFGFLG